A part of Larkinella insperata genomic DNA contains:
- a CDS encoding LiaI-LiaF-like domain-containing protein, which produces MNRTGLFWGIALITLGVVFLAHNYNWFEIDWSFFSNFWPVLIILAGLNLIFARRNSGAAVVTTVLLAVSVPLAIVGAFHGDRWDNDRNGFHYNYDEESDEETDERQERAQEDNDGEENDRPKVQTSHIAEPMDPTITQATLKFESGAGRFYIGSLSDSLVEADTRMSVSKYSVSVSRNSESNSADVHVKLDDDNIDLKSGELINQVDLRLNQKPSWSFDFGIGAGQANFDLSAYTVRSVKLEAGAADLDLKLGDRAPLSDVKIESGVASVTIRIPKTTGCQVETKGALNIKKLDGFVEIGGGIYQTPGYAASPKKINVDYEGGVSRFAIERY; this is translated from the coding sequence ATGAACCGAACAGGCTTATTCTGGGGAATCGCGCTGATTACGCTGGGCGTGGTATTTCTGGCTCACAATTACAATTGGTTTGAGATAGACTGGAGCTTCTTCTCCAACTTCTGGCCGGTGCTGATCATCCTGGCGGGTTTAAACCTGATCTTTGCGCGCCGGAATTCGGGAGCCGCCGTTGTAACGACGGTCCTGTTGGCGGTATCCGTGCCGCTGGCGATAGTCGGAGCCTTCCACGGGGATCGCTGGGATAACGATCGCAACGGTTTTCATTACAATTACGACGAAGAGAGCGACGAGGAAACGGATGAGCGGCAGGAACGCGCGCAAGAAGACAACGATGGTGAGGAGAACGACCGGCCTAAAGTACAAACCAGCCACATTGCCGAACCGATGGACCCCACGATTACGCAGGCCACCCTGAAGTTTGAAAGCGGAGCCGGACGGTTTTACATCGGTTCTTTGTCGGATAGCCTTGTGGAAGCCGATACCCGCATGAGCGTCAGCAAGTACAGTGTTTCGGTGAGCCGAAATTCTGAAAGCAACTCGGCGGATGTGCACGTAAAGCTGGACGACGACAACATCGACCTGAAATCCGGCGAACTGATTAATCAGGTGGATTTACGGCTGAACCAAAAACCGTCGTGGTCGTTTGATTTTGGCATCGGTGCCGGGCAGGCCAACTTTGATTTGAGCGCCTACACTGTCCGGTCGGTGAAGCTGGAAGCCGGTGCCGCCGATCTGGACCTCAAACTGGGCGATCGGGCACCACTTTCTGACGTGAAAATCGAGTCAGGAGTAGCCTCCGTTACGATCAGAATTCCGAAGACGACGGGTTGTCAGGTGGAAACCAAAGGCGCTCTGAATATTAAAAAGCTGGACGGTTTCGTTGAAATCGGCGGGGGCATTTACCAAACGCCCGGATACGCAGCCAGCCCCAAAAAGATCAACGTTGACTACGAAGGCGGGGTGTCACGCTTTGCCATCGAACGGTATTGA